The nucleotide sequence TGAGCAGCGCCTCGCGCAGCGCGCGCGAGAGGGCCACCCCGTGCTGCTCGAAGGGCCGGTCGCCCGTGACGACGAGGTCGACCGGAACGCCGTGGAGGTCCTCGACCTCGTGGGCGACCTCGGTGACCGCGGCCGCGAGCGAGGCCTGCGACCCCTGCGGGCCGTCGTACAGCCAGCTGCGCAGCTCGCGCTCCTGGGCGCGGGCGAGCCGGGTCACGGCGGCGGGGTCGGCGGACTGGCGCTGGATGAGCGCGAGGGTCTGGAGCACGGAGTCGTGCAGGTGCGCGGCGATGTCGGCCCGCTCGGTCGCGCGGACGGCGGCGTCCTGCTCGCGGCGCAGGTCGCCCCACAGCCGCAGCGCCCACGGCGCGGCGAGGATGAGCGCGCCGACGAGGACCGCGAGCGCCGCGAGCACGGCGTCCCAGAGGACGCTGACCGAGCTGCCGCGGGTGACGAGCACGAGGACGCCGACGAGGGCGAGCCCCGAGCCGAGCAGCACCCGGACCCAGCCCATCCCGTCGGGTCCACCGGTGAGCCAGCGCGAGCGCTGGGTCGCGTCGAGGTTGGACCAGGCGACGACCGCGCCGACACCGATGACGAACAGCGGCAGCAGGACCGAGCCCCGCGCCGACACCCCGACCCCGGGCACGAGCAGGGCCGCGCCGGCCGCGACGAGCACGACGCCGGCGACGAGGAGCACCGCCCAGCGACGGCGCTCGGACCACGCCCGGGCCTGGACCGGGCCGGCCCCTCCGGCCGGGCCGTCGGCCTCGGGGGTCAGCGCCCAGAGGAAGAGGTAGGCCGCGACCCCGGCGCCGCCGGAGAAGGCGAGGACGACCATCGCGACGCGCACGAGGCGCCGCGAGACGCCGAGGTGGCGCGCCACGGCGTCGCACACCCCCGGCGTCCAGCCCGCCGAGCGGTCGCGCACGAGCGGCGGACGCGACGGCAGGGCCCCGGGGACGGGGCCGGCGTCGGTCCGCACGCGGGTCGCGGCGGGCTCGTAGGGCGTGGGCACCCCTCCATCCTGACGCACGATGCGCGCCCGTGACCCGCCCGCCGGGGTCCGGTCAGGGGGTGCTCAGGGTCGACCCTCATGGCCGCCCCGGCCCTGCCGCGGCCACAGTGGTGCCATGACCGAGAGCTCCACCTCCCAGATGCCGCCGACCGGCGCGCCGACCGCGCTCGACGACGGGCTCGCCCGGCTGCGGCGCTCGAGCGTCCGTCGCGACACCGAGCGCCGCTGGTTCGGCGGCGTGTGCGCCGGCGTCGCCGCGCGCTTCGACGTCGACCCGCTCCTCATCCGCGCCGCGGCGATCGCGCTGACGATCGCCGGCGGCATCGGCATCCCCCTCTACCTCGTCCTGTGGCTCCTGCTGCCGGACGTGCGGGGCGAGATCCTCGCCGAGCGCGCGGTCCGCGGCAGCGACGCGTGGGCCATCGTGCTGCTCGTCCTCACCGGCATCGTCCTGCTCGTCGGGGCCGTCTCGGTGCTCGGCGACGGCAACGCCTGGGGCGGCTCGCTCTGGCTGCTCGTCCCCGTCGGCCTCGTCGTGTGGTTCGTCGCCACGCGCAGCCGCACCACCCCGACCCCGTGGGCCGGCCAGGCCCCGCCCCCTCCCCCCGCAGGAGCGACGATGACGTCACCGCCCCCCGCCGGAGCCCCGGCCGCCTACCGCTACCCGCCCGGCCCGCAGTCCGCCTACGGCACACCGCCGCCCCCGCCCGGCGCGACGTACCCGCCTCGGCCGCAGGGCCCCTCGGGTGGGATGCCGATGCCGCCCGCGCCCCCTCGCCCGCTCGGTCCGCCGCCTCCCCCGGCCCCGCGCCGTCGCCGTCCCAGCGGCTTCGTCGGGCTCGTGTCGCTCGGACTGGTCATCGCCGTCGTCGGCCTCGTCGCCGCCGTCGCGCAGCCGCTCGGCTTCACCGGCGAGCCGGTCGTCCTCGGCCTGGCCCTCGCCCTCGCCGCGGTCTCCGCGATCGTCCTCGGGCTCGGTGCGAGCGGCCGGGCGTCGGGCTTCAGCGGGTTCCTCGTCATCGTCCTCGGGCTCGTGACGGTCCTCGCCGTCGCGGCGGCGCACTCCACCGCCCGCGGCGGGGTCGGCGACCGCGTGTGGACCCCGACCTCCTCCTCGCTGCCGGCGTCCTACTCGCTCGGCGCCGGGGACGCCACGCTCGACCTCGGGGGCCTGGTCGCCCTGCCGGCCGGGTCCGGCGACCCCTCGACGGTCGCCGTCTCCATGGGCGTCGGCGAGCTGACCGTCCGCGTCCCCGCCGGGATGGACGTCCGCTTCGAGACCCGCATCGGCGTCGGCGAGCTGCGCCACGACCGCGAGACCTCCGACGGCGGGCTCGAGTCCGTCGAGACCCGCTCGGGCACCGACCTGTCCCCGTCCCTCACCGTCGGCGACGCCGCGAGCCCCGGGCTCGTCGTGACGACCGACGTCGGCCTGGGCGACGTGACCATCATCGAGGAGAGCTGACCATGAGCGACGACACCACCCGCCCCCTGCGCACCGAGCTCGGGCTCGACGACGACCGGGCGAGCGCCAGCGTCCCCGGCCCGGAGCCCACCGGCCCCGCGACCACCCCGGCCACCCCGACCGGCCCGACGGGCCCGGCTCTCGGCGCCGACGACGGCCGCACCCACCTCGAGACCACCCCGGCGCCGGTCGAGCAGCGTTGGCGTCGCGGCCCGGCGCCGTTCGCCCTCATCCTCGGCGTCCTCGGCCTCGTCACCGCCGGAGCCGTCATCGTCACCGAGGTCGCCGACGTGAGCATCCCGTGGTCCGACCTCGGGCCGTGGACCGTCGTCGCCGGCGGCGCGCTCGTCGTCCTCGTCGGGCTGCTCGGGCTGCGCGGCAGCCGGGACCCCCGGCCCTAGCCCCGCCCCCGCGGCCGGCGTCGCGGGACCACCCCGGCGACGCGCAGCGCCCACGTCACCGTGGGCACGAGGTCGTAGCCGCCGAGCCGGTCGAGGTCGACCCACGCGGCCTCGGACGTCGACCCGCCCACGTCGTGCACGACGGGGCGGGTCGGCCGCGTGCAGCGGGCGGTGTGCAGCAGCCGGACCGCGTGGTAGTCCTCGGCGCCGCGCTCCGAGCGCCCCACCCAGTGCTGCGTCATGACGTCGAGGAAGCGGACGTCGTCGACG is from Arthrobacter sp. NEB 688 and encodes:
- a CDS encoding ATP-binding protein: MPTPYEPAATRVRTDAGPVPGALPSRPPLVRDRSAGWTPGVCDAVARHLGVSRRLVRVAMVVLAFSGGAGVAAYLFLWALTPEADGPAGGAGPVQARAWSERRRWAVLLVAGVVLVAAGAALLVPGVGVSARGSVLLPLFVIGVGAVVAWSNLDATQRSRWLTGGPDGMGWVRVLLGSGLALVGVLVLVTRGSSVSVLWDAVLAALAVLVGALILAAPWALRLWGDLRREQDAAVRATERADIAAHLHDSVLQTLALIQRQSADPAAVTRLARAQERELRSWLYDGPQGSQASLAAAVTEVAHEVEDLHGVPVDLVVTGDRPFEQHGVALSRALREALLNAVRHGAPPVTAYVEIGPSGVEAFVRDRGEGFDLDAVPEDRLGVRQSVLGRMERHGGSARVRRRDDGTEVELRLPPIEGDDT
- a CDS encoding PspC domain-containing protein, whose product is MTESSTSQMPPTGAPTALDDGLARLRRSSVRRDTERRWFGGVCAGVAARFDVDPLLIRAAAIALTIAGGIGIPLYLVLWLLLPDVRGEILAERAVRGSDAWAIVLLVLTGIVLLVGAVSVLGDGNAWGGSLWLLVPVGLVVWFVATRSRTTPTPWAGQAPPPPPAGATMTSPPPAGAPAAYRYPPGPQSAYGTPPPPPGATYPPRPQGPSGGMPMPPAPPRPLGPPPPPAPRRRRPSGFVGLVSLGLVIAVVGLVAAVAQPLGFTGEPVVLGLALALAAVSAIVLGLGASGRASGFSGFLVIVLGLVTVLAVAAAHSTARGGVGDRVWTPTSSSLPASYSLGAGDATLDLGGLVALPAGSGDPSTVAVSMGVGELTVRVPAGMDVRFETRIGVGELRHDRETSDGGLESVETRSGTDLSPSLTVGDAASPGLVVTTDVGLGDVTIIEES